One Dictyostelium discoideum AX4 chromosome 3 chromosome, whole genome shotgun sequence genomic region harbors:
- the fadB gene encoding delta 5 fatty acid desaturase, with the protein MMETNNENKEKLKLYTWDEVSKHNQKNDLWIIVDGKVYNITKWVPLHPGGEDILLLSAGRDATNLFESYHPMTDKHYSLIKQYEIGYISSYEHPKYVEKSEFYSTLKQRVRKHFQTSSQDPKVSVGVFTRMVLIYLFLFVTYYLSQFSTDRFWLNCIFAVLYGVANSLFGLHTMHDACHTAITHNPMTWKILGATFDLFAGASFYAWCHQHVIGHHLYTNVRNADPDLGQGEIDFRVVTPYQARSWYHKYQHIYAPILYGVYALKYRIQDHEIFTKKSNGAIRYSPISTIDTAIFILGKLVFIISRFILPLIYNHSFSHLICFFLISELVLGWYLAISFQVSHVVEDLQFMATPEIFDGADHPLPTTFNQDWAILQVKTTQDYAQDSVLSTFFSGGLNLQVIHHCFPTIAQDYYPQIVPILKEVCKEYNVTYHYKPTFTEAIKSHINYLYKMGNDPDYVRKPVNKND; encoded by the exons atgatggaaacaaataatgaaaataaagaaaaattaaaattatatactTGGGATGAAGTATCAAAacataatcaaaaaaatgatttatggATTATAGTTGATGGTAAAgtttataatattacaaaatgGGTACCATTACATCCAGGTGGTGaagatatattattattatcagcaGGTAGAGATGcaacaaatttatttgaaagttATCATCCAATGACGGATAAACACTATTCcttaattaaacaatatgAAATTGGATATATATCATCATATGAACATCCAAAATATGTTGAAAAAAGTGAATTCTATTCTACATTGAAACAACGTGTTAGAAAACATTTCCAAACTTCATCACAAGATCCAAAAGTTTCAGTTGGAGTTTTCACAAGAATGgtgttaatttatttattcctATTTGTTACTTACTATTTATCACAATTCTCTACGGATAGATTTTGGTTAAATTGTATATTCGCTGTTTTATATGGTGTTGCAAATTCGTTATTTGGATTACACACGATGCATGACGCTTGCCACACAGCAATCACTCATAATCCAATGACTTGGAAAATATTGGGTGCAACATTTGATTTGTTCGCTGGTGCTTCATTCTATGCATGGTGTCATCAACATGTGATTGGGCATCATTTATATACAAATGTAAGAAATGCAGATCCAGACTTGGGTCAAggtgaaattgattttcGTGTTGTTACACCATATCAAGCAAGATCATGGTACCATAAATATCAACATATTTACGCACCAATTCTATATGGAGTTTACGCTTTAAAATATCGTATTCAAGATCACGAAATCTTtacaaagaaatcaaatggTGCAATTAGATATTCACCAATATCAACGATTGATACTGCAATTTTCATACTTGGTAAATTGGTTTTCATTATCTCTCGTTTCATACTCCCATTAATCTATAATCATTCATTCTCTCATTTAATTTGTTTCTTCCTAATCTCTGAATTGGTTTTAGGTTGGTATTTAGCCATTTCTTTTCAAGTTAGTCATGTAGTTGAAGATCTTCAATTCATGGCAACACCTGAAATTTTCGATGGTGCTGATCACCCATTACCAACAACCTTCAATCAAGATTGGGCAATTCTTCAAGTTAAAACTACTCAAGATTATGCTCAAGATTCAGTTTTAAGTACTTTCTTTTCTGGtggtttaaatttacaagTTATTCATCATTGT ttCCCAACAATTGCTCAAg attATTACCCACAAATTGTTCCAATTCTTAAAGAAGTTTGTAAAGAATATAATGTTACATATCATTATAAGCCAACATTTACTGAAGCAATAAAGTCTCATATCAACTATCTTTACAAAATGGGTAATGATCCAGACTATGTCAGAAAACCAGTAAACAAAAACGATTAA